TAAGAAATCGATCACATCTAAGAAAAAATCAACATCTGACAAAACTGTAGAATCTGAGAGGCTTCTTACGGCAGAAGGGTGGAAAAGAAGACGTCGGAAGGAAATGAAGTAGGTTTTGCATAAATACCCTTTTAATGCCTATTATTTAAATAAATGGGGAATTTATGATGGACCTTCAGCTCACACACATTCAATTGCCGAATGGGCGCATTCTTGGAAGGGGGTATCCAACTTATATTATTGCAGAAATTGGCAGCAACCACGACGGGGATCTTGGAAGGGCGAAGATGCTCATTCAAAAAGCAAAACAAGCTGGTGCCGATGCCGCTAAATTTCAGTCATTTCAAGTTGAAAACTTGATCAATCAAACCTGCTTGACCAACCAGCACTGGGGTCCTGATCCAGCATGGGATGCTCTGGAAAAATTATCCATGCCTTATGAATGGCATGCAGCTTTAAAGGAAGAAGCGGACCACGTCGGCATTGACTTTATCGCAACGCCGTTTGATATCGAAAGACTTCATTGGCTGATCGACTTAGGTGTTCCGGCAATTAAAATTGCCTCAGGAGATTTGACATACCACGAGCTGCTAAAAGAAGCGGGAAAAAGCGGTCGTCCCTTGCTTCTGGCAACCGGGCATGCAACTCTTAGCGAAGTGGATAGAGGATTAAAAGTTCTTTGGGAAGTAGGCTGTAAAGACATTGTACTCATGCATTGCACCTCTGCCTATCCGACAAATGTGGAAGACTCCAACATCAGGGCAATGACATCGATGCAGCATAGCTTTCAAGCTCAAGTGGGATATTCCGATCATTCTCCGGGAATTACAGTTCCTATTGCTGCGGTTTCCTTGGGAGCAACAGTCATTGAAAAGCATTTCACCGATGATCCGGCCAGGCAAGGGCCTGATCATAGCTTTGCGATGGATTTTGACAATTTTTCACACATGGTCGATCAGATTCGGCAGCTGGAGAAAGCTTTAGCCGGAGGCTCTAAATTTCCGCAAGAGGTAGAAGAGATCGAAAGAGTGATGGCGCGACGGGCGATCTACGCAAACCGCCATATTTCTCAAGGAACGAAACTCTCTAGAGATCTTGTGAAAATTGTCAGGCACAACTATCCTGAAGGGATCTCTGCTGATGAATGGAACTTTGTTTGCGGAAGATCTGTTGTTAAGGATATAGAGCCAGGTGAACTCATTACTTGGAGAATGGTTTAACCTTACGGAGTACTCTTTTGTGCCAAATGTCTTCATTTCCAGCATTTCAAAAAAAATTCCTTTGATACAAGCGGCAAGAGATGCCTTGAACCGTTTTTCCCCCAATTCTTTAATCATTGGAGGAGACCTCGATCCTAAGTGTTTAGGGCAGTATTTTGTCGATCGATTCTGGCAGATGCCTTCTATCAAAGAACTGACAATCCATGAATTGATCGCTTACTGTCAAAAGGAGGATGTCCAATTCATCATTCCAACGCGCGATGGGGAGCTTTCTTTTTATGCTGAACATCAAATGACGCTGCAAAAGGAGGGAGTTGGGGTCATGATCTCGCCTGGTACAAGCGTTGCGTTGGCACTTGATAAGTACGCATTTTCTCAAAAAATTGAACGCTCGATTCCTACATTTCTTGACGCTTGCCAGTTGACATTTCCTTGCGTGGCGAAGGAACGGTATGGAGCAGGAAGCCGTGCGATAGGTCTTAGATTGCAATATGAGCAAGCAGTTGAACATGGAAGGCAACTGGAAAATGCTGTCTATCAACCTTATATTGAAGGGAGTGAGATCAGCGTTGATCTCTATGTAAGAAAAGATGGCGGCATCCATGGGATGGTCTGCAGGGAAAGGAACGTGATTGTCAACGGAGAATCTCAGGTAACAACGACGTTTCGAAATGAAAAAATTGAAGCATTATGCATCTCGGCTGCTAAGCAGATGAAATTGTATGGACATGTAATGTTCCAGCTCATTCGCGAGGCGATTTCAGGATCGGTTTTTTTACTTGAATGCAATCCAAGATTCGGCGGTGCTTCAACTGCGAGTGTGAAAGCTGGCTTGGATAGTTTTTTTTGGTTTTATTGCGAAGCAAAGCGAAGAGAGCTTCCGCGATGCATGCGATTGGAAA
This genomic window from Waddlia chondrophila WSU 86-1044 contains:
- a CDS encoding N-acetylneuraminate synthase family protein, whose protein sequence is MMDLQLTHIQLPNGRILGRGYPTYIIAEIGSNHDGDLGRAKMLIQKAKQAGADAAKFQSFQVENLINQTCLTNQHWGPDPAWDALEKLSMPYEWHAALKEEADHVGIDFIATPFDIERLHWLIDLGVPAIKIASGDLTYHELLKEAGKSGRPLLLATGHATLSEVDRGLKVLWEVGCKDIVLMHCTSAYPTNVEDSNIRAMTSMQHSFQAQVGYSDHSPGITVPIAAVSLGATVIEKHFTDDPARQGPDHSFAMDFDNFSHMVDQIRQLEKALAGGSKFPQEVEEIERVMARRAIYANRHISQGTKLSRDLVKIVRHNYPEGISADEWNFVCGRSVVKDIEPGELITWRMV
- a CDS encoding ATP-grasp domain-containing protein — protein: MNSLLGEWFNLTEYSFVPNVFISSISKKIPLIQAARDALNRFSPNSLIIGGDLDPKCLGQYFVDRFWQMPSIKELTIHELIAYCQKEDVQFIIPTRDGELSFYAEHQMTLQKEGVGVMISPGTSVALALDKYAFSQKIERSIPTFLDACQLTFPCVAKERYGAGSRAIGLRLQYEQAVEHGRQLENAVYQPYIEGSEISVDLYVRKDGGIHGMVCRERNVIVNGESQVTTTFRNEKIEALCISAAKQMKLYGHVMFQLIREAISGSVFLLECNPRFGGASTASVKAGLDSFFWFYCEAKRRELPRCMRLEKEIKMVRHAEDMFIEL